TGCATGAAGTTCTCATTTTACAGAGCAGCAATAAACGTCTTAGGCTAATCTCTGCAACTGAAAAAAGGCTATCCATTAGTGACGAAAAGTTCTTTCCCTCCCTACCGATAAGAACATTGTTGCCATAATGATAGCTCGCATAGGGGAGTTCCTTGTTTTTATCAAATTCTTCATCTCGCAAAAACTGAAATGATCGGTGTCGCTATTTTTGTGACCTAATTGGCTTTCGTTCAACGTAGAGAAATTGGTGCTTTACACCATTTCGAAAAATATATAATCAATACATTTTAACGCTCACTGACCCCGTTATTTAGGAACATTTGACTGAATCGTCAGTCATAGAAGAAATACCAAAGAAAAATGAGCATGCGATTAGATAGCGCGATTTTATCGTTTATGTACACAACAGGATACTACGTTTTTACCGGGTTGGAGAAAAATGAGGGCAGACAGGGCGCTGAATCAGGTGACAGCTCGTTCGCTACCCTGCCCGGGGAAGGGAGAGGTGGGTTTCAGAGTTCAGAAATATTGGTTCCACGAGATTTACTGGAACATTCAGATGTAAGACAGTAGCGAGTACCCAACCAGATGTAGAACGCAGAATTCTAAATTAATATTTTATCACTTACTGCCAATGTACGACATATGCCCTCCTATATAAGTACTAGGGCACATACCTGACAGTTAAATGGTATATGCATCAGTCCACTCTGCCATGGCCTAGAGATGAGGAGGGGATTGAGCTCATGGAGCATGAGTGCAATGATATCAGTAATGGAAGTGAGCTAGTAAGCATGTCTAGCGTATCAGCGGCTCACACTATTTGGAATCCTCGTCCCACCCCAGCAGGCACTGGATAGTTTCAGCTAATACAGAGCGAAGGAAGTGAATCAACGCAGCACTGAGGACAGGATTTTGTCTCAGTTTGCCTTCGACTCCTGTTCTGGATTGAGTCGCCGGATCCTGGGCATAACCGTCCGATGTGTATCTATTTCAGAGCCCTCTAATTCGGTTTCAGTTCATGGTTCTAGCAAGCCTCCATTAGTCATATGCGGGCGATCTGATGACGGTGTTCATTCGTCTACCGCTACGTGTGTTTTTGTAACCGCACGATCTAGACCGGGTCGTGAAGGAGGTGTGTTAGAAGTTGGTTTTGAAAATGGGCAAAGTGTGGAATTCGGGGTTGTCTTAGCTACAGTACATTAGGCAGATACGATATGCATGTGGGCACTCTATGGTGTTTGCTGTGGCATCTGCTTATGCAGACCAGGGACCTTTGAcgggaaaaaaacgaaatttgtacaggcaaggggggggggggggggatatagcGATGTGATTGCGTTCGCTGGCCCTATATCTAAAATGCCCGCGTGCCTAACGTAGTAAACTACTTTCGCGTTCCGTGCAGTGTATCGCGTATAACAGGCGCAGCCTTGGTGTCAGCGGTCTCATGTTATAATCACGTGTATGATTCGCCGTGGTAGGTTTAAGCAGCCGCAACTGAACAGTAGCTTTAAAGGGGAATGGGTAGTGAACGGCTCCAAACAATTTCGATGGAGTTTTATTCCCTACAACCACCCAACGTGCAGGACACGCGCTTTCTTGCCGTTCGGCCACCACCGGAATTCGGCCGCCACGTTCGTGTCCAATCGGCGACCTAGTCATCTGCACAGCAACGCCATCGCTTATAAGCCACGTCGCGGATCCTCATGCACGAGCCAAACTAGCCGGCAAGGTAGACACATGAATAGAAGGTTCAATGATGCTAGAGAATCTGTGTTTTCTAGGCTCGGTGCCTTAATTCGTAGGTGTACCGAAGTTATATCATCTCTGGTAGATTGATTTGCAAATGAGCGGCTAACTACCCCAGCCATGAATATATATCCTAGTTTTTGTGTGCCTGCGAATTTACATGTCCTTGTGTTTAATCTCCTTGTGCTACCTTTGCTTGATAATGTATTAAAAATCAGCTGTAATGGCCGGTATGTCAAAAATTAAATGAGTACATATAAGGAAATAAATCAACGTTAGAGTAAAGCGGGGGCACGTTCATTCTATTAGGTTTCACCGAATTTAGACGCAGGACACTGCGGGAACCTTAATAAcaaatgcaactatatatttcgATGAACTTCCGCAGCGTTCTCAACcagtgttttgaacaacaaaaatGATTTCGGAGAATGCTTCATGAAGCTAAAGATTTCACCAAAAATTAAGTCTCATTTAAGTGTTTTCGGGAGAAGTGTTGAGAAAAACAGCCGGCGACAATTTCGAAATCATCGTTATTCTGTGCGCCATCAATTATGTATTTTACCAGTTGCAACACATGTCACGGAATGAAGGAAAAGATTTATTTGGCAAATGAGTCGCTTTATTTTAACAAATATCTATGCCTAATATCTCAATCTGTTCCTGCCCATTGCAGAGAAAGGAAGAAGGTGGGTTTCTTATCGTGTCTGCTTCGGAATGGCAGATAAAGTTATTCTGAAACATCCGCTCCATCCAATTGTTTCGCACGGTATAAGAACGAGCTGTCGTGCGCAAAGTATCATCACTACGGACACGGCTCTGATCGCGATGAAGCTGTACTTGTTCCTGGCGCTCCTAGGCACCGCACTCGGTAAGCTTAAGACAACAAGGTCTATGTATTTCTTGGACATTTACTGGTTAAGTATTCTGCATCACAGACACGTGTGTTACAAGTACTATTCATCAGCTATTATAGTAAGAAGACAACCAATAAACTTAAAGCTTCCATTTTGTGTTTTCGTTTTGGACAGCAATTACACTCATGTGTACAATATCAAGAAAGcgagataattttttttgtaatgacTGCCCAAACATTCTGGTGAATTTTGCAGCAACGCTACgaggaaaagtgttgaaaaatTATGAATTGATGAAGACATTTTGGTTATCAGCCATAACGCTACTGACCGATTCAAAGCAGAAGAGCAATACAAGAAGAAACAATTTTATATTGGTGTGATAGTCCTTATGCACTCTTGTGCTGAGCCAGGGCTGCCAAAAAAAGAGGATGTTGTTTGATTTTCATAATAACATAACATCTAAAAAAACCAGACGGGGCCTCCTGTTTACTTCACTTGCGGCTTATCTTCCTGAAACAGCGCTTATAAAAAGCATTTGTACTCTATGGATGAAAGATTGCAGGACCAAGATTTTACAGAACAACAATAAAACAATACTGTAAACGTCAAATGCCTTGTTATGATAGCATTTAACATAGTGCATATGTGTATCGTGCATCGTTAAAATCAAATACGGGTGTCCTAGACGTAGCATCATGTGGCGTACATGGCCAAGGATTAAGAATGCGCCAAATAGTGTCTGAAATAAATCACCGCAACGTATCCCGTGGCAAAATAATACAACTTTTGTATTTTTTGCAGCGGCGACAAACTTTGAGAAGCAATGCGGATCGAAGGCCGAGGTAGGGATTTGCAAAGCTCTGCTGCCGAGGTATTGGTTTAACAAGGAGACTGGCGAATGCGAACTCTTCTATTACGGAGGCTGTGGAGGCAATGAGAACCGATACCTGACGCAAGAGAAGTGCGAAGAGACATGCCTAGACAAAAAAcgtaagcattcttttttttcttttgtgagtgaGTAATAAAACCGAAAGTGATAAATGAGAAGCTGCTTTAGGGCGCGCTCGTAATTTCTATGCTATGAAATAGCGAAGGCACTGTAGCATTATTGCTTCATGCGATATAGGATGTGCCATAATTTGTCAAATCTCTTCATAGGTCTAGCAGTAATTACTGTATTCAGTATATTTACCACTGCCACCACAAGGTGGTAAACAATGGCATGCATTCTAAGCTTCATTATATCTTATTTCGCCCCCCAGCCATCCAGAAGTCACACGTTGCTGATGAGGCTTACATTGGTATCACGGATGAACTCATGGCTGGTAAGTTGAACTTTTTCGTTTTCAATCAGGCAGCTTTCGTTCTCTTTTTCCTCTACTGATTTCTTTCTCAGAAGTACTTAATTATTGATGGGATGAAATGTCTTAAGATAGCGAAGTAAGGCAGACAGCTTTGTAGGAACACAATACTATACTTGCAAACGAAAGGCTTGCTTTCCTAATTTCTATCTGGACGTACCGCTACGTCCCTGTTGTGTTAATACGGCTTGCAGTGATGGATGATTGGGTGTGTGCAGAACGACACTACCTTCAGTAAAACTACGTCACTgaaggttttatttttcattttttaaacgACATAGGCGTAGCTTATTTTGCACCTCGTAATTGTATACACTTACTGTCCTTTCTGAAGCGTAGGATTTCACCTAGTCGAAACGCTTTTGGAACTGCGATAATCTAAACtatttttgtctactgcattaTTATTCTTGCAGTCTACCGCTATGCCGGTAAAGATTTTTGACAATTTGCTTATTTTTACAGGTGCCGCAAATTCCGTTTGCCGAAAACCACCGCATCCTGGTCCTTGCATGGGTTCCTTCCCGCGCTTCTACTACGACCAGAAGACCAACACTTGCCGTCTCTTCCTGTATGGAGGATGCGACAGCAACGGCAACAATTTCGAATCGCCCATAGACTGCATGCGATTGTGCGGATCCACGAAGCCTGGATTCCCCATGCCGCGAGTTGCATAGTATAACAGAAATCAGTTCCCTAATAATATCTCCCCACTGAGGGGCCACTGCATCGAATCACATCTGAAAAACATGGTAGAGAAATTATTAAAGAAAATCAGCAGTGGACATTGATCAAGCCATTGTCCGGAGATTATTATGCAGCACGTTCGATTATTAACTTTTGACCTACATGTTGCTGCGATCAATAAATGTGTTGCAAAGCTCAGTCAATAATAGTCGACTCATTATTTGTTGAAAGAACTAAAAGTCAACCATATTATATACAACCAAAAACAGAAGGGTGGGAAGGATTGCGCAATTTACGGCTAAGATGTTCAAACAAATTTTCAAATATGTCATTTATAATATGACGTGCATAACTTCCATGTCGTAGACATAAAACTTTAGGGAACGCGTGTTCCTGTGAAAGTGTTTATTTATCGCAACGCTATTGAGATGTCGCCAGGGCCTTTGTGTGAAAGTTTTGTAAAGAATATTAGGTGTAGTGGACTCCCGTATTCTGGACCATTCTTTAAGACCACAACGTCTAAATCACGACGTTTTTTCATGCTTTTGTCTTCGCTCTATTTGCGCAAGCAAAGAGAACGCCGATATCAGAGCAACAAGATCCTTTAAAGGAAGTTTTCCTATAGCCGGATTCCGCTGCTGATCCCGGATGACAGCTTCTGCAATGTTTCATTAAGATTAGCCCTGCCAGGTGCGATAAGTATGCTAGTATGCTAGATGAGGACGGCGAGCTTGCTTTATCGCTGGTCGAGCTCCTAGCTTTTCGGGGGTCTCCTGATCACGTGTATCCCGAATGTATTGCCGAGAACATCCTGCCCGGGCTTAGTGTTCAGGAAGGACTTTGGGATCGGTAGATTTACTTTGTTCTATATCACGTTTCCGTTAAATCTCGGTCCTTCTAGCCGCCACTGAGCTTTAACATAAAGAGGAAAGCATGCTATGCCCATTGTGCTTCACTCCCAAGAAGCATGGAATATTTCAAGTTATATATGCCGGTAGCGAAGTGTCAAcagaagcccacatgtcaagaaaattgTGACTCATTGCAATCGTTGCTAAGTAGGTATCGCGTGGCAACTAactgaaagcaaaaaaataaaaattgatgTCACTACCGTGAAATGCAGTAATGTAAAAATATTATGCTGCTTGGCGGGCATGTTTCAATTTCTCTAGCGTCCTGAATTGTGACCGGTACGCCAGCAGTTATTCTTCTTTTAGGTctgaggcgagcttgcgactcGCCTGAGGTGAAGCGCCAGCGCGTTACTAATTAATATCAATGGTGTATATCTTAATGTGAAcgtaattaggctgttattggTGCTGATTGCTGCAGCAGATTCGTTAGGAAGGTGAGCGAATACAATGCAAATATTTGACAGTGCCAATGAGGTTTCAAAAGCGACTTCAGTGTTATTCATCTAGAATAACGCAACGAATATAATTGACGAAAGAAAACATGTTTCAACGGATCGAAAGTACTACGGCCAGTACACAGTCTTGAAGGATAGCAACATTTGTGAAACATTTTCACAGAATCGGTCGCAATTCTGTGCTTCACCATGTTTTTATATCCAACTACTATCAGACAAGACAGCATTCCACCACATTATCATATAGAAAACATCCGGCTTACTACTTTTGGTCCCTAGGACATTCAaagcctgtgttacggagagtgAATGAACATAGCGCGACGGTTCTTCGTGGAGCGTTCCGGCTTTATCGTACCGACGAGACACACCGCGTCGGATGTCGCCGCATGATCTTACACGTTAACGAAAATCCTGCACTGAcacctttcgccaatgaatgccgtGCGCTAGGTCACGCAAAGTTTGAAATAAAGCGTACAGCGCACTTTGAACAGACACGCAACCGACTCACAATAACACGGTCGAACCCGCCGCGTTCAAATGAGCGACGCCATTCGGCACGGCATAATAACTGCTTTACACAGGCTTGCCAAGTCCTGCGCCAGAATCGCCTGTTAGGAGACGTAACCAAGAGCGAACTATGTAAATTGTGAAATATAAGAATTAACATTTTTCATTTTAGTACAAAAAGTTATTAGAAACGGAATATTTACTTGTATGACTGCATACTGGACCTCTGGTTAAAATTTttgaaacgtttttcttttcacatAGGTTTGCTAGTTTCAGTATTCGTCCCCCCTCACCTAGTCGCGCTTTGGTCGTGCACCACTAACTCATAATCTCTGGCAATACTTTCTGGGAAggttttcgttccaagcttcggcACCTATGAAGCTGGACCATCACTGTTCTTTTGAAGCTACTATAGAGAACCGATTACGTGGCTCCCCGAGCGCCGAGATATGACGGCGTCTCAAGCCATCCGCTCTGCGCCGCGATACCTCTGCGAGTTGGTACTCCACCAGCTGTTGCCATGACGCCAAGGCCAGCGGCGCTTATCTGTCCTTATGCATCTTATGTGTTTGTCCATTCATCATCAGTCTATACTGGAGAAACCCCTAGGAGTTTCTCGCGCGAAGGCAGGgggttgagacgcttggtgcttTTCGATTTGGTCGCCTTGAAAGGTTCAAGCGCTGCATTGAGTCGTGATCTTGTGTGTTCGCAGAGTCTTATGCACTTAAAAAGCATTGCTTTCTCTGAATTTAGGACCATGAAGGCAGATAAATTGTAACAAACGAAGTTGCAAGagcgtctgaagccacaagcacgaagccCAGTccaatccatgtacttcccatcatttccatggCGGCTGAACGatagcagcgccagagttccataAATTATTGCAGGAAATACAGTGGTATATACGCTCGCGCGTAAAACGCATTCGTAATACAACTTCAGTAAAACCTACCGACGATGATGGTGCAGGTGAGACCGAGAGCATTCGTACAAAACCCGCACCCACAGACACATGCGCACAGATGCGGCGATTTATACAACTTTTATGACATCACGGTTCACTTCGCCTGATGTACCCAAGATAGATATGCGTTAATCCGCGATGaataaaagtgttttctttttgtagtaACTATTCGAATACGCATGCGGTGTGTACGCTGCTCAAAATCTACAGACTGAAAGGCTGTCCTTATTATATGCACCTGTTTCCGTACTTGAGTATCAAATATTATTTTCATGAACATGctcatcagcctatattatgtccagGGCAGGACGAAAGCCtgtctctgcgatctccaattacccctgcctagCAGGTGCCGTCAACTAGAAGGTGCTGTCAGCTAGCATCAGTATCATATATGTGTGTATCTTATGTATAATTATCATCAAATATGTGTTTCCTAAACCATATCCTTTGTAGAGAGCTAAGGTAATTTGTCCAtgcaatatagaaaaaaaatgtagcgtgGCACCACAGGTAGTTAGTTGCTTTGTATGCAGTGAACACTGGTGCGATTCCTCGCTGCGGACTAagttttggttatttcttttttccctgtCACGAGGACATACAGATACCGAGGCAGCTATACAAAATTTATGATTTATTAAAGCCAGTGTCAGTAAAATTGTTGATGTATATTGTTGAACTAGATATTACAGCATTTTTGTTTCACGGAAATTAAAACGGAAGAAAATATTGCACAAATTTGAAATTTATTTTTAGTGTCACTAGATTTTCACTTGCAAATCCAACAAACGTAATCAGCATTTGTACCATGCTTGCCGAGAAATACGACATATTTGTTCGCACGCAAATTGGTAGCAGCCacggatataaaaaaaaatagtcaGCGTTAAACTGGGGCGTTTCTTTACAAATAGGTGAATCGGTGCACAAAAATTCCCTCCAATATCTACAGGCTTTGAAGAAACTACCCATATATTAGAGGCAATGCATTACATGCCTTTACTAATACATGCTTGCACTGAAATTGTGGAAAATACACTTATGTAATAATCTTTGGCTCTAACATATACTTCAGGTATGCCTCACGTCTGATATAGATTATCACGTTGCAGTCTCGGGGAATATCTCAATATTGGCGAAATTTGAGGCTAAGAATGCAACTCTTTCTTGCGCAGACTTGTACGCGAGAAAGGCAAGTGAGAGCCAAACAAAAACGGTAGCGGCGAGGACAGTTGTCGGCCGGCGAGTCCGATCTGACGGGCGATGTCCGTTAACTCGTTATGTACATATCGATGTGCATTTTGGAGTAATTAAACGTATGCTCTCACACATACGAATGGAGAATCATATCTGAGTCGCGCCTTCAATCAGATTGAACGATAATCAATAAATAATGAATACCGTAGCAGCGTCTTGCCCCTAACGATAACTTGATAGCCGTGATAAGCCGGTGGAACAATATTGGCGTGATATCGCAATCTAATTTTGAATCTTATTCAAATTCAAGAAATTCAACAAGATTCAATTGAATAATTGAATCTTTACTTTGTTCTGCAATTAACCTGAGCTGCTACAGTCACTTGTTGTGGTCTAGAAGACAATTCCGTACATGTACTAAGTTATATACTGCCCGACCCATTGCAAGGCAAAGCGAAACAGGTCTTCATGTTAAGCTTTTCGTTCGTTCTGAATGCCTTCAGAACTGTTGCTGTGCAACTTAGCTCCTTGAACTTTCAGCAAAGTTAAAGGATTAGCGAAGTACTGCTATCTGACTGATCACTACCCAATATTTTTACGCTTTCAGATTAATGAAAACTCTGTCAACTCCACTTACACAAAAGTTACACTTGACAAAGAAGCGTTCATGTATTCACTGAGCCAAGCTGATAGGTCTTCTATAGCATATATGAAAGATCCACAAACGGCCTTCTCGTTCTTTATATCTGTACTAAAGTCGTATTTTGACTGCCACACCCGCAAAGTCAAATGCAAGAAGTTTGCGTCCCCACAGAATCCTTGGCTGTCAGATAAGCTTCTAGCCTTGAGGCGGGAAATAGACAATCTATATAGGAAAACAAAACTACGGCCATTTAACGGCAATTTGACTAGGAGGTACAAAACATTTTCCAACTTTCTTGCTATCCAACTAAAAAAACCAAAAAACTTTATTGCGAGAAAAAATATTAGAATGTAGACATTAGTAAGAAATGGAACATAGtaaatcattttttttaaataggcgAAACAAACGTGATATTTTTAAGGAAATTATTCATCACGACAGAACGTTCACCTCCTCACAAGACATTGCTGATGCTTTTGCAGAATATTTCTTTAGCAGCGATTCGCATATCCCCACGCAATATAACCCTTTAATCGGACGCCTACCTCACTCATTCTTTTTCCAGCCACACCATAGGAAATAGAAAACATTATAAGAAATGTAAAAACAACGAGTGCTGGTCTTGATAATATGCATTCGAATCACATCAAGCTAATTGCGCACCTCACCTCAGATATTCTAACAAGTATTATTGACTTAATGTTCAAGACTGGAACTTTCccacaagaactaaaacaaggcCGAGTTACTCCTGTATTTAAATAGGGTGACCATGCCTTGATTGCTAATTATAGGCCAATATGCATTCTACCCTTCTTAGCAACGTTATTCAACGACTGGTAGAAAGGCAACTAAGTACGTCTCTAAATTTAGTATTCTTTTACCATTCCAGTTCGGCTTCCGCAAAGGCTATTCAACCCAACATGCTCTTATCGCCCTAACTGAACAATTAAAGATTGCAATCGATAAGGACATGTGTGCTGGATCAGTGTTTGTGGATCtaactaaagcctttgataagatTAACCACCAGATTTTATTCTTTAAACATGATTCTATTGGAATAACAGGTCCTGCTTTAGCTTTGATAGGAAATTACCGAAAAAATAAAACCCAAAGAGTTAGCATTAATGGTATTCTTTCCAAGTCAACGATAACAAACTTTGGTATACCTCAGGGATCTATACTTGgcccattcttatttttaatGTATGTTAACGACCTGCCTATTTGCATGATTTCTTCTAACTGCattctttatgcagatgacacaactaTCGTTACCTCTGACATTTGTGTAGGCAACCTAGTTTCGAAACCTAATACCGACTTAAACAACGTGTTAAATTTGTGGAATATTAACCAGCTCAATATAAACTCGTCTGAAACTAAATTTGTTTTATTCACGTCCCACCAACGCTCATCCGCATTCATTCATTCGCTCTACTTTGGTAATAATCTTATCGCGCGTAGTACTTCCTGTAACTACTTGGGTGTAGAACGTGATTATAAACTTCAATTTTACCAACACATAGACAACGTTAGGCAGAGGACAACATATGGAATAAGGACTCTTTTAAAAACTTGGTATGTATATAACCAGAAAACAGAACTCTCTTTATACTACTCATTTATTCATTCACATATAATCTATTGCCTTGCATGCTAGGGAAATACGTATCGTACCTACTTACAATCATTAAATGTATTACGAAACCAGGCTGTTAGAAAAATTACATTTAGTGCAAACGATTTCAATTCCGAACAGTTATTAAAGAACTATTATATTCTTACTGTGGAAGAACTTATTACCTTAGTCTTTGTACGTTCTTACACCGACAACTAGATAACGCTCACCGCAAAAGTCTGATACCTCAGTCTTGTCTAATGAATACTAATCTTACGCGATTTGCACTAAACAATAATTTTATTCACGCACAAATTATGGTAAGCAGAGTATCCATTTTTCGTCCGTTTCCTTCTGAAACCCATTACCTCCTACTGTTAAGTCATGTAAATCGTTTCGATTTAAACGAGAACTAAAAGACCACATTTTGTCATCTGCAACCACTTCgttgtctttt
The sequence above is drawn from the Dermacentor andersoni chromosome 7, qqDerAnde1_hic_scaffold, whole genome shotgun sequence genome and encodes:
- the LOC126534833 gene encoding actinia tenebrosa protease inhibitors-like, whose product is MKLFLFLALLGTALAATNFEKQCGPKAVVGICRARLPRYWFNKETGECELFYYGGCGGNENRYLTQEKCEETCLDKKPIQKSYIADEAYIGITDELMAAAANSVCRKPPHPGPCMGSFPRFYYDQKTNSCRLFLYGGCDSNGNNFESPIDCMRLCGSPKPGEPMPRVAYIITTDTALIAMKLYLFLALLGTALAATNFEKQCGSKAEVGICKALLPRYWFNKETGECELFYYGGCGGNENRYLTQEKCEETCLDKKPIQKSHVADEAYIGITDELMAGAANSVCRKPPHPGPCMGSFPRFYYDQKTNTCRLFLYGGCDSNGNNFESPIDCMRLCGSTKPGFPMPRVA